CTCATCGGCGTGCAACAGGGATGGGCGACGAGCGACGTGTACGCGCAGGAGCTCCCCGACGGAAAGATCCTCCCCATCGCCAGGGACGAGAAGGCCCTCTTCAACGCGCAGATCGCCGGCGACACCCTCGTGATCCGCACCGATTACAAGGCCCCGAAGGGACGCGTGATCGCGGTGGACTTCAAGAGCCCTTCGAAGGACACGTGGCGCGAGATCGTCCCCGAGGGGCCCGATGCGATCCAGGAGATCTCGCTGGCCGGAGACCGCATCTTCGTCCACACCCTCCACGACGTGACGTCGCGCGTGGACATCTACGGTCTCGACGGGAAGAAGTCCGGGGAGCTGAAGCTCCCGGGGCTCGGGACGGCGGGTGCTCCCGAGGGGCGCTGGGGGCAGCGGTACGCTTTCTACGAATTCGTTTCGTTCACCGTCCCCCGGACCACCTATATATATGATACGGCCACCGGGGAGAGCCGCCTGTGGTCGCGCGACGCCGTCCCCATCGACCCCGACAGGTTCGAGGTGAAGCAGGTTCGTGCGACGTCCAAGGACGGAACGCAGGTTCCGATTTTCATCGTCCACCGCAAGGACATCCCGCTGGACGGGAACCGTCCCACGCTCCTGTACGGGTACGGCGGCTTCGACGTGAGCGTCGCCCCGTCGTTCGCCAACTTCGCGGTGTGGATCGCGGAGCAGGGGGGCGTGTACGCGGTCGCGACTCTGCGCGGGGGTGGCGAGTTCGGCCAGGAGTGGCACCACGCGGGGATGCTCGACAAGAAGCAGAACGTCTTCGACGACTTCATCGCGTCGGCGGAGTGGCTCGTGGCGAACCACTACACGAAGCCGTCACGCCTCGCGATCCGCGGGGGGAGCAACGGGGGGCTTCTCGTCGGGGCGGCCCTCACCCAGCGCCCCGATCTCTTCCGCGCCGTCCTGTGCGAGTACCCGGATCTCGACATGCTCCGGTACCCCTTCTTCGAGAATAACAACCCGCCGGCGCTCCTCGAGTACGGCGACGCCCGCGATCCGAACCAGTTCACGTTCCTGAAGGCTTATTCGCCGTACCAGAAGGTGACGAAGGGGGCCGCCTACCCGGCGGTGCTCCTGACGAGCGGCGACGAGGACACGCGCGTGCCTCCTCTCCAGGCCCGGAAGATGA
This genomic window from Acidobacteriota bacterium contains:
- a CDS encoding S9 family peptidase, with translation LIGVQQGWATSDVYAQELPDGKILPIARDEKALFNAQIAGDTLVIRTDYKAPKGRVIAVDFKSPSKDTWREIVPEGPDAIQEISLAGDRIFVHTLHDVTSRVDIYGLDGKKSGELKLPGLGTAGAPEGRWGQRYAFYEFVSFTVPRTTYIYDTATGESRLWSRDAVPIDPDRFEVKQVRATSKDGTQVPIFIVHRKDIPLDGNRPTLLYGYGGFDVSVAPSFANFAVWIAEQGGVYAVATLRGGGEFGQEWHHAGMLDKKQNVFDDFIASAEWLVANHYTKPSRLAIRGGSNGGLLVGAALTQRPDLFRAVLCEYPDLDMLRYPFFENNNPPALLEYGDARDPNQFTFLKAYSPYQKVTKGAAYPAVLLTSGDEDTRVPPLQARKMTAALQWATTSGRPVMLLYDTRSGHSGGKPLTQVVADISLEAEFLSWQLGMETP